One region of Erwinia tracheiphila genomic DNA includes:
- the argB gene encoding acetylglutamate kinase gives MTSPLIIKLGGVLLDSEEAMAKLFSALVAWRESHQRPLLIVHGGGCLVDDLMNKLALPVKKKNGLRVTPADQIDIITGALAGTANKTLLAWSKRHGIDAVGLCLGDGGSVNVEQFDEALGHVGLATPGSPLLITTLLNAGFLPVISSIGITQDGKLMNVNADQAATALASTLGADLVLLSDVSGILDGKGQRIEEITAEKAGQLIAEGIITDGMIVKVNAALDAARTLGRPVEIASWRYAEQLPTLFNGVSIGTRILA, from the coding sequence ATGACCAGTCCATTAATTATTAAACTCGGTGGCGTCCTGCTGGACAGTGAAGAGGCGATGGCGAAACTGTTCAGTGCGCTGGTAGCCTGGCGTGAATCCCATCAACGACCATTGCTGATTGTTCATGGTGGCGGTTGTCTGGTTGATGATTTAATGAACAAGCTGGCGCTGCCAGTGAAAAAGAAAAATGGCCTGCGCGTTACCCCAGCTGATCAGATCGATATCATTACCGGAGCGCTGGCGGGAACGGCAAATAAAACCTTGCTTGCCTGGTCGAAAAGACACGGTATTGATGCGGTTGGCTTATGCCTTGGTGATGGCGGCAGCGTTAACGTAGAGCAGTTTGATGAAGCGTTGGGGCATGTCGGTCTGGCTACGCCCGGTTCTCCATTACTGATCACTACGCTGTTGAACGCTGGTTTTCTGCCGGTAATCAGCTCTATCGGCATTACCCAGGATGGCAAACTCATGAACGTGAATGCTGATCAGGCCGCAACGGCGCTTGCTTCCACGCTGGGAGCCGATCTTGTCCTTCTGTCAGACGTCAGCGGCATTCTGGATGGCAAAGGGCAGCGCATTGAAGAGATAACAGCGGAAAAAGCCGGGCAACTGATCGCCGAGGGCATTATTACTGACGGTATGATTGTTAAAGTAAATGCCGCTCTTGACGCCGCCCGAACGCTGGGACGCCCGGTGGAGATCGCCAGCTGGCGATATGCTGAACAGCTACCAACCCTTTTTAACGGCGTGTCGATCGGCACCCGGATCCTCGCTTAA
- a CDS encoding argininosuccinate synthase has translation MQDKSIKKIVLAYSGGLDTSAIIPWLKENYGDCEVVAFVADIGQERSDLEGVEQKALQSGASECHVVDLREEFISEYVYPVLQTGALYEGTYLLGTSMARPVIAKAQVELALKVGADALCHGATGKGNDQVRFETTYTALAPQLKVVAPWREWNLRSREALLAYLKERNIPTTASLEKIYSRDENAWHISTEGGVLESPWNAPNKDCWVWTVDPQEAPDQPEQVTVSVEKGRVVGVNGEKFSPFQCLEKLNVIGARHGVGRVDIVENRLVGIKSRGCYETPGGTIMVNALRAVEQLVLDRDSFKWREQLGHEMSYVVYDGRWFAPLRKSIQAAAESLATEVNGEVVLQLYKGQVTAIQKKSANSLYSEEFATFGEDEVYDHRHAGGFIRLFSLSSRIRALNEKK, from the coding sequence ATGCAAGACAAAAGCATCAAAAAAATCGTTCTGGCATACTCCGGTGGTCTGGATACCTCCGCGATTATTCCGTGGCTGAAAGAAAACTATGGCGACTGTGAAGTGGTCGCGTTTGTGGCCGATATCGGTCAGGAGCGTAGCGATCTGGAAGGCGTTGAGCAGAAAGCGCTGCAGTCTGGTGCATCTGAATGCCATGTGGTTGACCTGCGTGAAGAGTTTATCAGTGAGTACGTTTATCCGGTGCTGCAAACGGGTGCACTGTATGAGGGTACTTACCTGCTCGGTACTTCTATGGCACGTCCTGTTATCGCCAAAGCGCAGGTTGAGCTGGCGCTGAAAGTGGGTGCAGATGCGTTGTGTCATGGTGCAACCGGTAAAGGCAACGATCAGGTGCGTTTTGAAACCACTTACACCGCGCTTGCTCCGCAGCTGAAAGTTGTTGCACCGTGGCGTGAGTGGAACCTGCGTTCTCGTGAAGCGTTGCTGGCTTACCTGAAAGAGCGCAACATCCCGACCACCGCCTCGCTAGAGAAAATATACAGCCGGGATGAGAATGCTTGGCACATTTCCACCGAAGGTGGAGTGCTGGAAAGCCCGTGGAACGCGCCGAACAAAGATTGCTGGGTATGGACGGTTGATCCCCAGGAGGCGCCCGATCAGCCTGAGCAGGTGACGGTTTCCGTTGAGAAAGGGCGTGTGGTTGGCGTCAATGGCGAGAAGTTCAGCCCGTTCCAGTGTCTGGAAAAACTGAACGTCATCGGCGCGAGACATGGAGTGGGACGCGTTGATATCGTTGAAAACCGTCTGGTCGGCATCAAGTCACGTGGCTGCTATGAAACTCCTGGCGGCACCATTATGGTGAACGCGCTACGCGCCGTTGAGCAGTTGGTACTGGATCGTGACAGCTTCAAATGGCGTGAACAATTGGGCCATGAGATGTCCTATGTGGTGTACGATGGTCGTTGGTTTGCTCCTCTGCGCAAATCCATCCAGGCGGCGGCTGAGTCGCTGGCGACCGAAGTGAATGGCGAAGTCGTGCTGCAACTGTACAAAGGCCAGGTGACCGCCATTCAGAAGAAATCAGCTAACAGCCTCTATTCTGAAGAGTTTGCGACCTTTGGTGAAGACGAAGTTTACGATCATCGCCATGCGGGTGGGTTCATCCGTCTGTTCTCTCTCTCTTCCCGTATTCGTGCGCTGAACGAGAAAAAATAA
- the argH gene encoding argininosuccinate lyase has product MALWGGRFTQAADQRFKQFNDSLRFDYRLAEQDIIGSIAWSKALVTVNILTTEEQQELEDALNALLNDVRANPQQILDSDAEDIHSYVEGRLIEKVGALGKKLHTGRSRNDQVATDLKLWCKAQVSELLIAVRQLQQALVVTAEANQDAVMPGYTHLQRAQPVTFAHWCLAYVEMLARDESRLEDALKRLDVSPLGCGALAGTAYEIDREQLADWLGFASATRNSLDTVSDRDHVLELLSAAAISMVHLSRFAEDLIFFNTGESGFLELSDRVTSGSSLMPQKKNPDALELIRGKCGRVQGALTGMMMTLKGLPLAYNKDMQEDKEVLFDALDTWSDCLHMAVLVVDGIQVKRPRCQDAAEQGYANATELADYLVAKGVPFREAHHIVGEVVVAAIDQGVALEALDLKTLQTFSNVIDDDVYALLSLQSCLDKRNAKGGVSPQQIRLAIAVAKQRLA; this is encoded by the coding sequence ATGGCACTTTGGGGTGGACGGTTTACTCAGGCTGCGGATCAACGTTTTAAACAATTTAACGACTCGCTGCGCTTTGATTATCGTCTGGCAGAACAGGATATTATTGGATCTATAGCTTGGTCCAAAGCGCTGGTGACAGTCAACATTCTGACCACTGAAGAGCAGCAAGAGCTGGAAGATGCGCTGAACGCGCTGCTTAATGATGTGCGGGCCAATCCGCAGCAAATTCTGGATAGTGATGCAGAAGACATCCACAGTTATGTTGAAGGTCGTCTTATTGAAAAAGTTGGCGCACTGGGCAAAAAGCTACATACGGGTCGCAGCCGTAACGATCAGGTTGCCACCGATCTGAAACTCTGGTGTAAAGCGCAGGTTAGCGAGTTACTCATTGCCGTACGTCAGTTACAGCAGGCACTTGTGGTCACGGCTGAAGCAAACCAGGATGCGGTGATGCCGGGCTATACCCATCTGCAGCGCGCTCAACCGGTGACGTTTGCTCATTGGTGTCTGGCCTATGTTGAGATGCTGGCGCGCGATGAAAGTCGTCTTGAAGATGCGCTTAAGCGCCTTGACGTTAGTCCGCTGGGCTGCGGTGCGTTGGCAGGCACCGCCTACGAAATTGATCGTGAACAACTGGCAGACTGGTTGGGTTTTGCTTCTGCTACACGCAACAGCCTGGATACCGTGTCCGATCGTGACCATGTGCTTGAGCTGCTTTCTGCTGCGGCAATCAGCATGGTGCATTTGTCCCGTTTTGCAGAGGACCTGATTTTTTTTAATACGGGTGAATCGGGCTTTTTGGAGCTTTCTGATCGCGTGACTTCCGGTTCTTCACTTATGCCGCAGAAGAAAAACCCGGATGCGCTGGAGTTAATTCGCGGGAAATGTGGGCGTGTGCAGGGTGCGCTTACCGGCATGATGATGACGTTAAAAGGATTGCCGCTGGCCTATAACAAAGATATGCAGGAAGACAAAGAGGTGCTGTTTGATGCGCTGGATACCTGGTCTGATTGCCTGCATATGGCGGTGCTGGTGGTGGACGGCATTCAGGTGAAGCGTCCACGTTGTCAGGATGCCGCAGAGCAGGGGTATGCTAATGCCACTGAGCTGGCTGATTATCTGGTGGCAAAAGGTGTGCCGTTCCGTGAAGCACATCATATTGTGGGTGAAGTCGTGGTGGCTGCCATTGATCAAGGTGTGGCGCTGGAGGCGCTGGATCTAAAAACACTGCAAACGTTCAGTAACGTTATTGACGACGATGTCTACGCCTTGTTGTCATTGCAGTCCTGTCTTGATAAGCGTAACGCAAAAGGTGGGGTATCACCGCAGCAGATTCGCCTTGCTATTGCCGTAGCAAAGCAACGTCTGGCCTGA
- the sthA gene encoding Si-specific NAD(P)(+) transhydrogenase, translating to MQQPYDYDAIVIGSGPGGEGAAMGLVKQGARIAVIERYHNIGGGCTHWGTIPSKALRHAVSRIIEFNQNPLYSDHTRLLRSSFADILNHTENVISQQTRMRQGFYERNRCELYQGDAHFVDANTIEIETHDGTVERLTAGKFIIACGSRPYRPADVDFTHPRVYDSDSILNLHHEPGHVIIYGAGVIGCEYASIFRGLNVKVDLINTRDHLLAFLDQEISDSLSYHFWNSGVVIRHNEEYEKIEGVSDGVIMHLKSGKKVKTDCLLYANGRTGNTDSLSLENVGLEADSRGLLKVNSMYQTAQPHIYAVGDVIGYPSLASAAYDQGRIAAQALIKGEASAHLIEDIPTGIYTIPEISSVGKTEQQLTAMKVPYEVGRAQFKHLARAQIVGMNVGSLKILFHRETKEILGIHCFGERAAEIIHIGQAIMEQKNGGNTIEYFVNTTFNYPTMAEAYRVAALNGLNRLF from the coding sequence ATGCAACAGCCTTATGATTACGATGCTATTGTGATCGGTTCCGGCCCCGGTGGTGAAGGTGCCGCAATGGGCCTGGTGAAACAGGGAGCGCGCATCGCCGTTATTGAGCGTTATCATAACATTGGCGGCGGTTGTACCCATTGGGGAACCATTCCATCAAAAGCGCTCCGCCACGCCGTCAGCCGTATTATTGAATTCAATCAGAACCCTCTCTACAGCGATCATACCCGCCTTCTGCGTTCCTCCTTTGCCGACATCCTTAACCACACCGAAAACGTGATCAGCCAGCAAACGCGGATGCGCCAGGGTTTTTATGAACGTAATCGTTGCGAGCTATATCAGGGAGATGCGCACTTTGTCGATGCCAACACTATTGAAATTGAAACGCACGACGGCACAGTTGAGCGTCTGACCGCCGGAAAATTTATTATCGCCTGCGGCTCCCGCCCCTATCGTCCTGCTGACGTGGACTTTACACATCCGCGCGTTTATGACAGCGATTCCATTCTCAACCTTCACCATGAGCCAGGCCATGTAATCATTTATGGCGCTGGCGTGATTGGCTGTGAGTATGCGTCGATCTTTCGCGGTTTGAACGTCAAAGTTGATTTGATTAACACACGCGATCACCTGCTGGCATTCCTTGACCAAGAGATTTCGGACTCGCTTTCATACCATTTCTGGAATAGTGGCGTGGTCATACGCCATAACGAAGAATATGAAAAAATTGAGGGCGTGAGTGATGGCGTCATCATGCATTTGAAATCGGGTAAAAAGGTCAAAACCGACTGCCTGCTCTATGCCAATGGCCGAACCGGGAATACCGATTCACTCTCTCTGGAAAATGTCGGGCTGGAGGCCGATAGCCGCGGGTTGCTTAAGGTTAACAGCATGTACCAAACCGCACAGCCGCATATCTATGCAGTTGGTGACGTCATCGGCTATCCAAGCCTTGCTTCCGCCGCGTATGACCAGGGCCGTATCGCCGCCCAGGCGCTGATAAAGGGTGAGGCGAGCGCCCATCTTATCGAAGATATCCCAACCGGCATTTATACCATCCCGGAAATCAGCTCAGTCGGAAAAACCGAGCAACAACTGACCGCAATGAAAGTGCCCTATGAGGTAGGACGGGCGCAATTCAAGCATCTTGCTCGCGCACAAATTGTTGGTATGAATGTGGGCAGTCTAAAGATTCTCTTTCACCGTGAAACCAAAGAAATTCTCGGAATACACTGCTTTGGTGAGCGCGCTGCAGAAATCATTCATATTGGTCAGGCCATTATGGAACAGAAAAATGGCGGTAACACGATCGAATATTTCGTTAATACCACCTTTAATTATCCCACCATGGCCGAAGCCTACCGCGTAGCCGCGTTGAACGGCCTGAATCGCCTGTTTTAA
- the argE gene encoding acetylornithine deacetylase: MKTKLPPFIELYRELIAIPSISATDATLDQSNESLISLLSGWFRDLGFTVEVQPVPGTRHKFNLLAKTGNGVGGLLLAGHTDTVPFDEGRWTRDPFTLAEHDNKLFGLGTADMKGFFAFILDALRDIDVSKLSRPLYILATADEETTMAGARYFAESTNLRPDCAIIGEPTSLKPVRAHKGHISNAIRIQGQSGHSSDPSRGVNAIELMHESITQLIGLRTTLKTRYHHEGFAIPCPTMNFGHINGGDAANRICACCELYMDIRPLPGLTLNDLDDLLKDALAPVSARWPGRLTVTALHPPIPGYECPPDHQLVKVVEKLLGTETEMVNYCTEAPFIQTLCPTLVLGPGSINQAHQPDEYIDTAFIKPTLELIDRIVHHFCYH; this comes from the coding sequence GTGAAGACAAAATTACCACCTTTTATCGAGCTTTATCGTGAATTAATCGCCATACCCTCTATCAGCGCAACCGATGCGACTCTCGATCAGAGTAATGAAAGTTTAATCAGTTTGCTGTCTGGCTGGTTCCGCGATTTGGGCTTCACGGTGGAAGTCCAGCCTGTGCCCGGAACGCGCCACAAATTTAATCTGCTGGCGAAAACAGGCAACGGTGTCGGTGGCCTGCTGCTGGCGGGTCATACGGACACCGTACCTTTCGACGAAGGTCGCTGGACGCGCGATCCCTTCACGTTGGCGGAACATGACAACAAACTGTTCGGGCTGGGCACCGCAGACATGAAGGGGTTCTTTGCCTTTATCTTAGATGCATTACGCGATATTGATGTCAGTAAGCTTTCCAGACCACTTTACATCCTGGCCACGGCAGATGAAGAAACAACCATGGCAGGTGCCCGGTATTTTGCCGAAAGTACCAACTTGCGTCCCGATTGCGCCATAATTGGCGAACCCACCTCCTTGAAACCGGTTCGTGCGCACAAAGGGCATATTTCCAATGCCATCCGTATTCAGGGGCAATCAGGCCACTCAAGCGATCCCTCTCGCGGCGTCAATGCTATCGAACTGATGCACGAATCCATTACGCAGTTGATAGGCCTTCGCACTACCCTGAAAACACGCTATCACCATGAAGGCTTCGCCATTCCCTGTCCCACTATGAACTTTGGGCATATCAACGGTGGCGATGCCGCTAACCGCATTTGTGCCTGCTGTGAATTGTATATGGACATCCGTCCTCTGCCGGGACTGACGCTGAACGATCTGGATGATTTACTTAAAGATGCGCTAGCCCCAGTCAGCGCTCGCTGGCCGGGTCGTTTAACGGTGACTGCATTGCATCCGCCCATTCCGGGGTACGAATGCCCGCCGGATCATCAACTGGTTAAAGTTGTTGAGAAACTGCTGGGTACAGAAACAGAAATGGTGAATTACTGTACTGAAGCGCCTTTTATTCAGACTCTCTGCCCAACGCTGGTGTTAGGCCCCGGTTCGATTAACCAGGCACATCAACCGGATGAATATATCGATACCGCATTTATCAAACCCACACTTGAGTTGATTGATCGGATTGTGCATCATTTCTGCTATCACTGA
- the fabR gene encoding HTH-type transcriptional repressor FabR yields the protein MGVRAQQKERTRRSLIEAAFSQLSAERSFASLSLREVAREAGIAPTSFYRHFRDVDELGLTMVDESGLMLRQLMRQARQRIAKGGSVIRTSVSTFMEFIGDNPNAFRLLLRERSGTSAAFRAAVAREIQHFIAELADYLEIENRMPRSFTEAQAEAMVIIVFNAGAEALDIDLYQRRQLEERLVLQLRMISKGAYYWYRREQERLVVTLES from the coding sequence ATGGGCGTCAGAGCGCAACAAAAAGAACGAACACGACGTTCACTGATTGAAGCAGCATTTAGTCAGCTCAGTGCCGAACGGAGTTTTGCCAGCCTCAGTCTGCGGGAAGTGGCCAGAGAAGCGGGTATTGCTCCTACCTCATTTTATCGTCATTTTCGTGACGTTGATGAGTTAGGGCTGACGATGGTGGACGAAAGTGGATTAATGCTGCGTCAATTGATGCGCCAGGCACGTCAGCGCATCGCCAAAGGTGGGAGCGTGATTCGTACGTCAGTTTCTACTTTTATGGAATTTATTGGTGATAACCCTAACGCATTTCGGCTGCTGCTCAGGGAGCGCTCAGGTACTTCAGCCGCATTCCGTGCTGCGGTAGCACGAGAAATCCAACATTTTATCGCTGAACTGGCGGATTACCTTGAAATTGAAAACCGTATGCCCCGCAGTTTTACCGAAGCGCAAGCGGAAGCGATGGTTATTATCGTTTTTAATGCCGGGGCAGAGGCACTGGATATTGACCTTTATCAGCGTCGTCAGCTTGAAGAACGGCTTGTGCTTCAGTTACGGATGATTTCGAAAGGGGCTTATTACTGGTATCGACGTGAGCAGGAGAGGCTGGTGGTAACGCTGGAATCCTAA
- the oxyR gene encoding DNA-binding transcriptional regulator OxyR yields the protein MNIRDLEYLVSLAEYRHFRRAADACHVSQPTLSGQIRKLEDELGVMLLERTSRKVLFTQAGLLLVDQARTILREVKVLKEMASQQGEVMSGPLHIGLIPTVGPYLLPQIVPMLHKTFPRLEMYLHEAQTLQLLAQLDSGKLDCAILALVKESEAFIEVPLFDEPMRLAIYQDHPWHKRDRVPMSDLAGEKLLMLEDGHCLRDQTMGFCFQAGADEDTHFRATSLETLRNMVAAGSGITLLPALAVPKERLRDGVCYLPCYKPEPQRTIALVYRPGSPLRSRYEQLTETIREHMKKYITTV from the coding sequence ATGAATATTCGTGATCTTGAGTATCTGGTTTCGTTGGCTGAATATCGTCATTTTCGCAGAGCAGCGGATGCCTGCCATGTCAGTCAGCCCACGTTAAGTGGCCAGATCCGCAAGCTGGAAGATGAACTGGGTGTGATGCTGCTGGAGCGAACCAGCCGTAAGGTGCTATTTACTCAGGCTGGACTCCTGCTGGTTGACCAGGCCCGTACCATATTGCGCGAAGTGAAGGTATTGAAAGAGATGGCCAGCCAGCAGGGCGAAGTGATGTCCGGGCCATTACATATTGGATTGATTCCAACCGTGGGACCGTATTTGCTGCCGCAAATTGTACCCATGCTGCACAAGACTTTTCCCAGGCTGGAAATGTATCTACATGAGGCTCAAACGCTGCAGCTGCTGGCCCAGCTCGACAGCGGCAAACTGGACTGCGCCATTCTGGCGTTGGTAAAAGAATCTGAAGCATTCATAGAAGTTCCGTTGTTCGATGAACCTATGCGTCTGGCCATTTATCAGGATCATCCCTGGCACAAGCGCGACCGTGTACCTATGTCAGATCTTGCCGGTGAGAAGCTGTTAATGCTTGAAGACGGTCACTGCCTGCGCGATCAGACGATGGGTTTCTGCTTCCAGGCCGGCGCGGATGAAGATACACATTTCCGGGCAACAAGCCTTGAAACGCTGCGTAATATGGTTGCTGCTGGAAGTGGCATCACCCTGCTGCCTGCACTTGCCGTGCCGAAGGAACGTCTACGCGATGGCGTCTGTTATTTGCCATGTTACAAACCTGAGCCACAGCGAACCATCGCGCTGGTTTATCGTCCGGGATCGCCGCTGCGCAGTCGTTATGAGCAACTGACAGAGACCATTCGCGAACACATGAAAAAATATATAACAACCGTTTAA
- the tnpA gene encoding IS200/IS605 family transposase, whose product MSRYQKASHVLWCCQYHIVWTPRYRFRILRNNVGKEVCKQIRISGEQPGIEVVELNVQTDHVRLRVKVPSRLSISHVTGDLKGKTALRLFSKFPCLRKNKQWGNDFWARGYCVDTVGINEEMIITYVKYQEKHEVEESQLPLKEV is encoded by the coding sequence ATGAGCAGATACCAGAAAGCATCTCATGTGCTCTGGTGTTGTCAATATCATATCGTATGGACACCCAGGTACCGGTTTCGCATCCTCAGGAACAATGTTGGTAAAGAGGTCTGTAAGCAGATAAGGATCTCAGGTGAGCAGCCCGGGATAGAAGTAGTGGAGCTGAATGTCCAGACAGACCATGTCCGTTTGCGGGTAAAAGTGCCTTCACGGCTTTCGATTTCCCATGTAACAGGCGACTTAAAGGGTAAAACAGCCCTTCGATTGTTCAGTAAATTTCCCTGCTTGCGTAAGAACAAGCAGTGGGGGAATGATTTTTGGGCAAGAGGTTATTGTGTCGATACCGTAGGTATAAACGAAGAAATGATAATAACGTACGTGAAGTATCAGGAAAAACATGAAGTTGAAGAGAGCCAGCTTCCACTGAAAGAAGTGTGA
- the argC gene encoding N-acetyl-gamma-glutamyl-phosphate reductase: MLNTLIVGASGYAGVELATYLNRHPQVNITALAVSAQSPDAGKLLSDLHPQLKGIIDLPLRPLSNASDFADKVDVVFLATAHEVSHDLAPEFLAAGCVVFDLSAAFRVNEQHFFTDYYGFPHQHPEWLEKAVYGLAEWQHEKIKGAQLIAVPGCYPTAAQLAIRPLLEANLLDDAQWPVINATSGVSGAGRKASVTTSFCEVSLQPYGIFTHRHQPEIAAHLGIPVIFTPHLGNFPRGILATTTCRLKAGITRDDVAEAFHNAYHDKPLVRVYDRGVPSIKGVVGLPFCDIGFAVKGEHLIVVSAEDNLLKGASSQAVQCLNIRFGFPETQSLL, from the coding sequence ATGTTGAATACCCTGATTGTTGGTGCCAGCGGTTATGCTGGCGTTGAACTCGCCACTTACCTGAACCGTCATCCACAGGTGAACATAACCGCTTTGGCGGTTTCCGCGCAAAGCCCGGATGCAGGAAAATTACTTTCCGATCTTCATCCCCAGTTAAAAGGGATCATCGATCTTCCACTACGGCCACTGAGTAACGCCTCTGATTTTGCTGATAAAGTGGATGTGGTCTTTCTGGCAACGGCGCATGAGGTCAGTCACGATCTGGCGCCGGAATTCCTGGCGGCTGGCTGTGTCGTATTCGATTTGTCAGCGGCGTTTCGCGTCAATGAGCAGCACTTTTTTACAGACTATTATGGTTTTCCCCATCAGCATCCTGAGTGGCTGGAAAAAGCCGTCTATGGACTGGCCGAATGGCAGCATGAAAAAATCAAAGGCGCCCAGCTTATTGCCGTTCCCGGATGTTATCCCACTGCGGCGCAGCTGGCGATAAGGCCATTGCTGGAGGCGAACTTGCTTGATGACGCTCAGTGGCCGGTGATTAACGCAACCAGCGGTGTGAGCGGTGCGGGACGCAAAGCCTCTGTTACTACCAGTTTCTGTGAAGTGAGCCTGCAGCCTTACGGTATTTTTACTCATCGCCATCAACCGGAGATTGCTGCTCACCTTGGTATTCCGGTTATTTTCACTCCTCATCTGGGGAACTTTCCTCGTGGCATTCTGGCTACCACTACCTGTCGTCTGAAAGCAGGTATTACCCGTGACGACGTAGCTGAGGCGTTTCATAACGCTTATCATGACAAACCGCTGGTTCGGGTGTATGACCGCGGTGTGCCATCGATTAAGGGCGTGGTGGGTCTGCCTTTCTGCGACATTGGTTTTGCGGTAAAAGGTGAGCATTTGATTGTCGTCTCGGCGGAAGATAACCTGTTGAAGGGCGCATCGTCTCAGGCCGTGCAGTGCCTTAATATTCGTTTTGGCTTCCCGGAAACCCAGTCACTTTTATAA